The following coding sequences are from one Seonamhaeicola sp. ML3 window:
- a CDS encoding methylmalonyl-CoA mutase subunit beta, translating to MSKLWFNEFDAVSAKQWKQKIQFDLNGADYNDTLVWNSPDDISVKPFYLADDFKKFLASPSTKASKWKICETIFVSDIKESNLKATNALKKGAESIRFIIPSEDFSVDDLLENINVSGSNIHLEPQFLSPDFFKNLNTPFKTEILTHTDIIGNLAKTGNWFNNLNDDFSKFKSIVNETKTFSINASLYQNAGANMVQQLAYALTHANEYLNALEKENINLKRVVFNVAIGSNYFFEIAKLRALRLLWKTLASEYNTNLNCHIFSTPTKRNKTIYDHNTNLVRTTTECMSAILGGADTINNVPFDLIYRKPNAFSERTSRNQLLILKHESYFNKVNNPSDGSYYIESLTNQIAEKALTLFKDIEANDGFLKQLKVGTIQRKIKDSAEKEQTQFNTSEKTLVGTNKYIDEKDKMKKYLEIYPFVKIKKRKTLIAPIVEKRLAETIEQKRLKTED from the coding sequence ATGAGTAAACTGTGGTTTAATGAATTCGATGCTGTTTCAGCAAAGCAATGGAAACAAAAAATCCAGTTCGATTTAAATGGAGCTGATTACAACGATACCCTTGTTTGGAACTCCCCTGATGATATTTCGGTTAAACCATTTTACCTTGCTGATGATTTCAAGAAATTTCTAGCATCTCCATCAACAAAAGCCTCCAAATGGAAAATTTGCGAAACCATTTTTGTTTCAGATATCAAAGAATCTAACCTAAAAGCAACAAATGCACTCAAAAAAGGAGCCGAAAGTATTAGGTTTATTATTCCTTCGGAAGACTTTTCAGTGGATGATTTATTAGAAAACATCAATGTATCAGGCTCCAATATTCATTTAGAACCTCAATTTTTATCTCCCGATTTTTTTAAAAATCTAAACACCCCCTTTAAAACTGAAATTCTAACGCATACCGATATTATTGGCAATCTCGCAAAAACCGGGAATTGGTTTAATAATTTGAATGATGATTTCTCAAAGTTCAAATCCATTGTAAACGAAACAAAAACCTTCAGCATAAACGCTTCGTTATATCAAAATGCAGGAGCCAATATGGTGCAACAATTGGCTTATGCCTTGACACATGCCAATGAATATTTAAATGCCTTAGAAAAAGAAAACATAAATCTGAAGCGGGTCGTATTTAATGTTGCTATTGGATCTAATTATTTCTTTGAAATCGCAAAATTAAGAGCCCTAAGATTACTCTGGAAAACCTTGGCAAGCGAATATAATACCAATTTGAACTGCCACATCTTTTCAACGCCAACAAAACGCAACAAAACCATTTACGACCACAATACAAACCTAGTGCGTACTACAACCGAGTGCATGAGTGCTATTTTGGGAGGCGCTGACACTATTAATAATGTGCCATTTGACTTAATTTATCGCAAGCCCAATGCGTTTAGCGAAAGAACCTCAAGAAACCAATTGTTAATACTCAAACACGAAAGTTATTTTAATAAGGTTAATAATCCTAGCGACGGTTCGTATTACATTGAGTCCCTTACTAATCAAATTGCCGAAAAAGCCTTAACCCTTTTTAAAGATATTGAAGCTAATGATGGCTTCTTAAAACAATTAAAGGTAGGCACCATACAAAGAAAAATAAAAGATTCTGCAGAAAAAGAACAGACTCAATTTAACACTTCGGAAAAAACACTTGTTGGCACTAACAAGTACATAGATGAAAAAGATAAAATGAAGAAGTATTTAGAAATCTATCCCTTTGTTAAAATAAAAAAAAGAAAAACCTTAATAGCACCAATAGTAGAAAAACGATTAGCTGAAACTATAGAACAAAAACGATTAAAAACCGAAGATTAA